A single genomic interval of Streptomyces sp. BA2 harbors:
- a CDS encoding TetR/AcrR family transcriptional regulator: protein MPAASRSGEVQARSKRADAQRNEQTLLTAAAAVFVTSGVDAPIREIAARAGVGVGTIYRHFPTRADLVVAVYRHQVEACAEAGPTLLAGAGSPLAALHQWVDLFVDFLVTKHGLANAMRSDSSGFEALHTYFLDRLVPVCEQLLDAAAEAGEIEPGTRAYELMRGIGNLCIGHDSDPSRYDPRRLIELLLRGLQRPQSP, encoded by the coding sequence ATGCCCGCCGCAAGCCGCTCCGGAGAGGTGCAGGCCCGCAGCAAGCGGGCCGACGCGCAGCGCAACGAACAGACGCTTCTCACCGCCGCCGCCGCGGTGTTCGTCACCTCCGGCGTCGACGCGCCGATCCGCGAGATCGCGGCCAGAGCCGGCGTCGGGGTCGGAACGATCTACCGCCACTTCCCCACCCGTGCGGATCTCGTCGTCGCCGTCTACCGCCATCAGGTCGAGGCGTGCGCGGAGGCCGGCCCAACCCTGCTCGCGGGCGCCGGCTCCCCGCTGGCGGCACTGCACCAGTGGGTCGATCTCTTCGTCGATTTCCTGGTCACGAAGCACGGGCTCGCCAACGCGATGCGGTCGGACAGCAGCGGCTTCGAGGCGCTGCACACGTACTTCCTCGACCGCCTGGTGCCCGTCTGCGAGCAGTTGCTCGACGCGGCGGCCGAAGCCGGCGAGATCGAGCCCGGTACCCGCGCCTACGAACTCATGCGCGGCATCGGCAACCTCTGCATCGGACACGACAGCGACCCCAGCCGCTACGACCCCCGCCGCCTGATCGAGCTCCTCCTCCGGGGGCTGCAGCGCCCGCAGTCACCCTGA
- a CDS encoding alpha/beta hydrolase family protein, producing MSASTSTADIFSSSSPVLSVSPVLLPAPDRAVDLEVRVSAPVTGSDLPVILLSHGQGFSNHLSSLNGYAPLADFWAAHGFVVIQPTHLSSRTLSLDPETPGAPLYWRSRAEDMKRVLDRLDEIESAVPQLRGRMDRSKTAVAGHSMGGHTASLLLGARLTDPDDGKEVNLADPRIKAGILLAAPGRGGDALTENVAKSFPAFLTTDFSEMTTPTLVVAGDKDESAHMTVAGADWHADPYVLSPGPKSLLTLFGAEHGLGGISGYDVAETTDEDPERVSAVQRLTCAYLRSELHPGDSAWQTERDALAAASDPLGRIESK from the coding sequence ATGAGTGCATCGACTTCCACAGCCGACATCTTCAGCTCATCCAGTCCCGTCCTCTCGGTCAGCCCCGTGCTCCTGCCGGCTCCCGACCGGGCCGTGGACCTGGAGGTGCGGGTCTCCGCGCCCGTGACGGGAAGCGATCTGCCGGTCATCCTCCTCTCGCACGGTCAGGGCTTCTCGAACCATCTCTCCTCACTGAACGGCTATGCCCCCCTCGCCGACTTCTGGGCGGCACACGGCTTCGTCGTGATCCAGCCGACCCATCTGAGCTCACGGACGCTGAGCCTGGATCCCGAGACCCCCGGGGCGCCCCTGTACTGGCGGTCGCGGGCCGAGGACATGAAGCGCGTACTCGACCGGCTCGACGAGATCGAGTCCGCGGTCCCGCAGCTCCGCGGGCGCATGGACCGAAGCAAGACAGCCGTGGCCGGGCACTCGATGGGCGGGCACACCGCGAGCCTGCTGCTCGGCGCGCGGCTCACCGATCCGGACGACGGGAAGGAAGTGAACCTGGCCGACCCCCGCATCAAGGCAGGCATCCTGCTCGCCGCCCCCGGCAGGGGCGGTGACGCCCTCACCGAGAACGTGGCCAAGAGCTTCCCCGCCTTCTTGACCACGGACTTCTCCGAGATGACGACGCCGACGCTCGTGGTCGCGGGCGACAAGGACGAATCCGCCCACATGACGGTCGCGGGCGCGGACTGGCACGCCGATCCGTACGTCCTCTCCCCGGGCCCCAAGTCCCTGCTCACCCTCTTCGGCGCGGAGCACGGCCTCGGCGGCATCTCCGGATACGACGTCGCCGAGACCACGGACGAGGACCCCGAGCGCGTGTCCGCGGTCCAGCGCCTCACCTGCGCCTACCTCCGCAGCGAACTCCACCCCGGGGACTCCGCCTGGCAGACCGAGCGCGACGCGCTGGCGGCCGCGTCCGATCCGCTGGGGCGAATCGAGTCCAAGTAA